The genome window ATCATTCTGCTTTTCGCGTTATTTACCATTGCCGGCGGAATCCGTCTCACGGGCTCCCTCCGTGGCTCCCCTCAAGTAAATCTCGGATTCCTCATCCTGGGAACATTCCTGGCCAGCTGGATGGGAACCACAGGGGCGGCCATGCTTCTGATACGTCCTCTCATTCGAGCCAATAGGTGGCGCGAGAAAAAGGTTCATATCGTGGTCTTCTTCATTTTCCTTGTTGCCAATATCGGTGGTTCATTAACACCCCTGGGCGACCCGCCGCTGTTCCTGGGATTTCTCCTGGGAGTCGATTTTTTCTGGACCACTGTCCACATGATAAAACCGATGCTTCTGGTTGTGTTTATCCTCTGGGTGCTGTTCTACCTTATCGATTCGTACTATTTCGGACAGGAGGTTCGCCATCCTCCCGCCGAGGAAGGCGCGGAAACACGAAGGCTGGGAATTGAGGGTTCCGTGAACTTTGTGCTTCTCGCAGGAGTTGTCGGGTCGGTATTGCTGAGCGGGTTGTGGAATCCCCACATCTCCTTTATCATTTACCACGTGGAAGTCTTCCTTCAGAATGCAGTCCGGGATCTCTTGTTGTTGGCCCTCGTCGTTCTCAGCTGGAAACTGACGCCCGGGGAAATACGAACGAAGAACGAATTCAGCTGGTTCCCAATGGTTGAAGTGGGAAAACTGTTTGCGGGTATCTTCGTGACAATCATCCCGGCTATAGCCATATTGAAGGCTGGAGAGGAGGGGGTGCTCCGGAGTATCGTTGGAGTCGTATCCACGCCAGAAGGCGATCCCGTGAACGCCACCTATTTCTGGGCGACTGGTATTCTCTCAAGCTTTCTCGATAATGCTCCCACTTACCTCGTTTTCTTCAACACTGCAGGAGGGGACGCCACTGTTCTGATGTATGACATCTCCAACACACTTCTGGCTATTTCCGCGGGCGCAGTATTCATGGGAGCCAATACCTACATCGGGAATGCCCCGAATTTCATGGTAAGATCCATCGCACAGGAAATGGATGTCTCCATGCCCAGTTTTTTCGGATACATGTTCAAATACTCGCTGCCCATTCTTTTTCCCATCTTTCTCCTGGTGACATGGTTCTTCTTCGTGTAAAGGCGAAGGCTTGATATGGATGTGACCTATTATGTCAGTCGTGAAGATATACAGGGAATTCTCCCTGAGATCATTCTTCTGGTAGCGGCGCTGGTGATCCTTTCTTTGGAGATGCTTCCGAAACGTCGCCCGTCGCTCATGCTCGCCGTGAGTCTTCTCGGCCTCATGTCAGGATCCATTGCTGTCCTCCAACACGGAGGAGAACGGTCGGTATTCTCCGGCATGTTGTCCCTCAGTGCGTACACAATGTTCCTGGATCTCTTGTACATGGCAGTGGGAATAGCCTCACTGGTGATAGCTCAGAATTATCTGGAAAGAAGAGGAGGAAGTCTGAGAGGGGAATACTACGCACTGATACTCTTTGCCGTCATCGGCATGATGCTCATGACCCGGGCCAACGATCTGGTCATCGTTTTCCTGGGCCTGGAGCTTCTCTCACTTTCCCTCTACGTCCTGGTGGGTTTTCTTCGTCACGACATCTACAGCAATGAAGGGGGATTGAAGTATCTCCTTCTGGGTGCCTTTGCCACCGGTTTTTTCCTTTTCGGTGCGGCTTTGATCTACGGAACGACCGGAACGACCAATCTTGAACAAATGGCCGTCACCATCGGTTCAGGTGGCGTGCTATCTCAGCCGATCCTTTCCCTGGGTATTGGACTGCTTATTGTTGGGTTTGCCTTCAAAGTAGCCATTGTGCCATTTCATATGTGGTCGCCAGACGTGTATCAGGGAGCCCCCACAACCATCACCGCGTTTCTCTGCACAGCGCCAAAGGCTGCTGGATTTGGTGCTCTTCTCAAGGTGTTTATTGTCGGATTCTCTCCGGAAAGTGACGCCTGGGTCGGATTGCTGTGGATACTCGCGGTTCTTACCATGACAGTGGGAAATCTTTCTGCCCTGGTTCAGTCAGACGTGAAGCGTATGCTGGCCTTCTCGAGTGTGGCCCATGCGGGCTATCTGCTCATCGGGGTGCTCGTTTTTGACACCCGCGGTATTGCGAGTGTTCTCTTCTATCTGATTGTCTACGCCGCCATGAATCTTGGCGCCTTCGCCATCGTCTCCATTGTGGAAAAGGGAGAGATGGGACTTGCACTGGAGGACTACCGAGGGCTTGCAGCAAGGCACCCCTGGCTTTCAGCCGTTCTGAGCCTTTTTATGATTTCGCTGGCTGGCTTTCCGCCAACGGCCGGATTCACTGCGAAGTATGCCGTTTTCTCGGCTGCAATATCAAAGGGACATATCTGGCTTGTGGTCATCGCAGTCCTGAACACCCTGGTTTCTGTAATCTACTACGTTCGACTTATTGTCAATATGTATATGCAGAAGGAAAAAACGGAACTCGCCACGTTCGTTTCACCGAATACCATGTTGCTGCTGGCGTTTCTTGCCGCCGTTGTCATTCTCTTTGGCCTCATGCCGCAATGGCTTCTTGAGAACGCGAGGCAGGCTGCGACTGTTTTTTCATGAAGACGGAATAGAGGATTTTTGCTACATTTGGTATCATGAGGATTACCAAGGTTACCACCGGGACGGGCGATGACGGTACCACGTCCCTCTCCAGAGGAGAACGCGTGACGAAAGATGATCCTCGCATTGCCGCCCTCGGATCCCTCGATGAAATAAACTCGGCCATCGGGGTGGTTCTCTCTTTCGATCCGGTTCCGGACATTGCAGAAGTCTTGACAGAAATTCAGAACGCCCTGTTCAACATCGGGGGGGAATTGGCGGTAGTGGACCATGAATTGGATCTAGTGACCGGGCAAGATGTTGAATTTCTGGAGGGAAGGATCCGCGATCTCAATTCGTCCCTATCTCCCTTGGAGGAATTCGTCCTTCCCGGGGGGTCGCGAGCCTCGGCCCATCTTCACCTGGCCCGTTCGGTCTGTCGACGAGCTGAAAGGGATTTCGTATCTCTTAGTCAAAAAGAAACCGTCAAGCCGGCATCTCTAACCTATCTTAACCGCCTTTCCGATTTCCTCTTTGTCGCGGCCCGGTACCAGAATTTGAAGGACGGGGGAAAGGAAAGTCAGTGGGAGCGTAAAGCACGCAATCCGTGATGTGTGAGAAGTGATGCGAAACTCAGAAAATCGAACACCTACCGTCTGACCTTCGGCAACTAACCACCCACCACTCACCACTCACCACTCACCAGTCACCAGTCACCAGTCACCACTCACCCATGATACCTCGAACCCGGTCGGGTTCTTTCCCCACTCCGAGGCAGCATGGCGCCTGGGCCATGTTCCTGATTCCATCCGTCATGGCACTGCGCACCCGTTTTGTTTCCGGCAATATATGATCTCTTCGCATTGCTGTCGAAATGGATTTCCCGGGCGAGGGAAGTATCGCCGAAAGAGATTTTCCCGAGATACTCTTATATGCTCGTTCCTCAGGGTTTACTGGCATGGATTGTCTTCAGTG of Candidatus Neomarinimicrobiota bacterium contains these proteins:
- a CDS encoding cob(I)yrinic acid a,c-diamide adenosyltransferase, which encodes MRITKVTTGTGDDGTTSLSRGERVTKDDPRIAALGSLDEINSAIGVVLSFDPVPDIAEVLTEIQNALFNIGGELAVVDHELDLVTGQDVEFLEGRIRDLNSSLSPLEEFVLPGGSRASAHLHLARSVCRRAERDFVSLSQKETVKPASLTYLNRLSDFLFVAARYQNLKDGGKESQWERKARNP
- a CDS encoding sodium:proton antiporter; translated protein: IILLFALFTIAGGIRLTGSLRGSPQVNLGFLILGTFLASWMGTTGAAMLLIRPLIRANRWREKKVHIVVFFIFLVANIGGSLTPLGDPPLFLGFLLGVDFFWTTVHMIKPMLLVVFILWVLFYLIDSYYFGQEVRHPPAEEGAETRRLGIEGSVNFVLLAGVVGSVLLSGLWNPHISFIIYHVEVFLQNAVRDLLLLALVVLSWKLTPGEIRTKNEFSWFPMVEVGKLFAGIFVTIIPAIAILKAGEEGVLRSIVGVVSTPEGDPVNATYFWATGILSSFLDNAPTYLVFFNTAGGDATVLMYDISNTLLAISAGAVFMGANTYIGNAPNFMVRSIAQEMDVSMPSFFGYMFKYSLPILFPIFLLVTWFFFV
- a CDS encoding NADH-quinone oxidoreductase subunit N, with the translated sequence MDVTYYVSREDIQGILPEIILLVAALVILSLEMLPKRRPSLMLAVSLLGLMSGSIAVLQHGGERSVFSGMLSLSAYTMFLDLLYMAVGIASLVIAQNYLERRGGSLRGEYYALILFAVIGMMLMTRANDLVIVFLGLELLSLSLYVLVGFLRHDIYSNEGGLKYLLLGAFATGFFLFGAALIYGTTGTTNLEQMAVTIGSGGVLSQPILSLGIGLLIVGFAFKVAIVPFHMWSPDVYQGAPTTITAFLCTAPKAAGFGALLKVFIVGFSPESDAWVGLLWILAVLTMTVGNLSALVQSDVKRMLAFSSVAHAGYLLIGVLVFDTRGIASVLFYLIVYAAMNLGAFAIVSIVEKGEMGLALEDYRGLAARHPWLSAVLSLFMISLAGFPPTAGFTAKYAVFSAAISKGHIWLVVIAVLNTLVSVIYYVRLIVNMYMQKEKTELATFVSPNTMLLLAFLAAVVILFGLMPQWLLENARQAATVFS